One segment of Actinomycetota bacterium DNA contains the following:
- a CDS encoding CoA-binding protein, producing MSDFDLTRMGCIAVFGATQDRSKFGYKVLKDLQQGGYRVYGINPNYDEIEGCPCFPGIGSLPQKPDLLIFVVPPEITEKAVVEAHEAGIRKIWMQPGSESKRAIAFCAEKGMDVVHDACIMIYRREGGRDLPV from the coding sequence ATGAGCGATTTTGACCTCACCAGGATGGGATGCATCGCGGTATTCGGCGCCACGCAGGACCGCTCCAAGTTCGGGTACAAGGTCCTCAAGGATCTCCAGCAGGGAGGTTACCGTGTCTACGGGATCAATCCCAATTACGATGAGATCGAAGGGTGCCCGTGCTTTCCCGGCATAGGGAGCCTGCCGCAGAAGCCGGACCTGCTCATATTCGTCGTACCGCCCGAGATCACCGAGAAAGCGGTGGTCGAGGCCCACGAGGCCGGCATCAGGAAGATATGGATGCAGCCCGGGTCGGAATCCAAGAGGGCAATAGCCTTCTGCGCGGAAAAGGGCATGGATGTCGTCCACGATGCCTGCATCATGATCTACAGAAGAGAAGGTGGCAGGGACCTGCCCGTATAG
- a CDS encoding DUF5320 domain-containing protein, translated as MGGYGNRNMYRMTGLPGWMRFGYSPGWQGRSPSGLGPCAEYLMTGRWPTPQMEQAWQPRQATAGAGFAMGPEQELDFLKSRADLLSQQLENVRKRIEELEKK; from the coding sequence ATGGGAGGCTACGGCAACAGGAACATGTACCGCATGACGGGTCTTCCCGGTTGGATGAGGTTCGGTTACAGCCCCGGGTGGCAGGGGCGCAGCCCCAGCGGCCTGGGACCCTGCGCCGAATACCTGATGACCGGCAGGTGGCCTACGCCCCAGATGGAGCAGGCCTGGCAGCCCCGCCAGGCCACTGCGGGAGCAGGGTTTGCGATGGGCCCGGAGCAGGAACTCGACTTTCTCAAATCACGCGCAGACCTTCTCTCGCAACAGCTCGAGAACGTGCGCAAGCGCATCGAGGAGCTGGAAAAGAAATAG